TTTGGTTTTGGCCCGGAACCGCTAGAGGGGTTCTATTTAGCTGTTGCATTTAACCAAGAACTTGTCCTGCTCCTCGGGGATTTGCAAAAGGATGTGTATAAGAAAATAGGTCCTAGCCCTGTTGCATCTAATGCGGTGTTTATTGCCAAAAGAGAGCGCATCTTTGGGAAGAGAGTATACACTACAAAGGCTCAATTCTGTGACCACGGGCCGATACATGACATCGAAATTGAGTGCGATACTGGGGGGATTAACGATCCATCTCTGGCCATCAGCTTGGATAGCAGAGCGGTGTTGCAGGTGAAGCGGCTCCGGTGGAAGTTCAGAGGGAACCAGACTATTTTGGTGGATGGACTGCCGGTGGAAGTGTTCTGGGATGTTCACAGTTGGTTCTTGGGAATGTTATGGACAATGCTGTTTTCCTGTTTCAAACCTGTCTCTCGGCTGAGATGCTGCGAAACAGAGGgttttcttattctttttccCCAAAGCAGCAGCTGTACAAAATTATTGATGCAGGAGTTAGACCGGCCGGGTGCCTTTTGGTTCAGAGTTTTAGAGAATAAGAAAATTTGTGTTAACTTTGAATCAATTTGAGTTGATAAAAAACTAAAGTGCTAATGACAACAAGAATTCTAGTGGTGGCATTGGATTGGCACTGAAAAAAATGTAATCGAGGATCCCAAGTGGTCATAAGAAACCTCCTGTAGGAGCTTTTGTGTCCATTTATCTAGGTATTACTATGACCAAATTTCTTGCCAAACATATGACCGATTAACACCATGATCGGAAGTGAAGTTCATGCGCAAAGTTTTCAATATGAATACAGGACCTGACAGCTTTACAATTCTTGTTACTTGATCTGTCCGTCTTACTTTTAAAACAAGAAGAGTCAAATTGCTGATGACATGTATTACCATGAATTATTGTTTGTTTTTTCTGGTTCAAGACAAGGCCCCAAGTCTTATGAGGGGGAAAGGAGAGAGGAGAGAACTTGAGAGACAGCAAAAAGACCTTTTGGTTTCTTGGCTGATATCCATACCAGCTAAGTTAGGTCCGGGGACACTTTTTGGCTCTTTGCGTCTAGTGAGATAATGATCGATGTTTGTTAAGTATTCCTCTATCCTTGAAATGTGATATATAAAttgtaattcaaaattttttctgctttttttctaaaaaaaaattatattagaGAAGGGATGATATTTAAAAAATACAGGATAGGAAGGGAGATTTCATCTTGGCTTCCCTCATAATGCATTGCAtgatacaaaaattttcttaaatattattttacttatattagaaatatatttttcaattattgaTTTCACATATGTTACATTAGTTTACGTGATCCTCTCGACCCTGGGTTGCCAAGAAATCGCAACACATTTTGGGCCCAAGGAGTTGCATGAAAGAATTCATGCCTCTGAACAACCCAGTATTCGGAGCCCGGCAAAGTTGCACTTGGGTAGTTTTCTAGCTCTTTTACATGGGGCTAGATGTCTCCATCCAGACTAAGGGATGAAGGTCCAACACCCTGCTTTGTGTACCTTTGTTGTAGTCTGTCCTAGACCTTTACAATTACTCATGTCCTACTAGACCTTTCACACTTTTAAATGTTGATCTGATTTTGGAAGAGAGCATACGATGCTAAGAATCTACAGGAATAGTTAAAGGATATTATCATAAAGAACGaatttctattcttttttgtttttctataaCAAAAATGTAAATGTGCAAAGCTAGTTAGTTTTAACCTTTTAATTAGATTAGGGTGGCTATCAATAGTTCCAAGCAGAACGACCAAattatgaagaagaaaaaaaaaatctggggTACATCATCGAATggtactataaaaaaaaaaaaaaaaatgctaatgAAGTAAACTAGTTTATAAGAAGTAgaagagaaaacaga
The Coffea arabica cultivar ET-39 chromosome 6c, Coffea Arabica ET-39 HiFi, whole genome shotgun sequence genome window above contains:
- the LOC113692934 gene encoding uncharacterized protein, translated to MCIALTENRSVHGQQRQLYAVFACSWCLVNLDTGGPCHKTLGILGYIFLEANSTAIDIYWDFSSAKFGFGPEPLEGFYLAVAFNQELVLLLGDLQKDVYKKIGPSPVASNAVFIAKRERIFGKRVYTTKAQFCDHGPIHDIEIECDTGGINDPSLAISLDSRAVLQVKRLRWKFRGNQTILVDGLPVEVFWDVHSWFLGMLWTMLFSCFKPVSRLRCCETEGFLILFPQSSSCTKLLMQELDRPGAFWFRVLENKKICVNFESI